The proteins below are encoded in one region of Penaeus monodon isolate SGIC_2016 chromosome 32, NSTDA_Pmon_1, whole genome shotgun sequence:
- the LOC119593698 gene encoding uncharacterized protein LOC119593698 isoform X1 — MAHVVPQWSVLKTPSAMQPSQLGEELVATPVRNGPGVALGSRTRAGTWIGTKKLKLQETQTLIDTDDIHALMDMHFNHTSGDLNTPDIKLEDFTFDGTHEEPIHNDSMEVSSTSWNQDGDYFMGEQHGPPSDGTVYFDSSPGELQGDLEKRVCLTKYTMDKDTDGDALQPTPVSTSGLLDTLASTTESTDPCSAVSLPTSATHFQINETDFGHNPSTHGQQHHSSIPVASTSDTDFQIPADILDQIDNLLPDSLIWGDNEVDTSTELDMMIGQQAPDLLLGAIQNSGLSHELDNLVESQIVKGESQSEWSFVTKEDPVPKDASALLSSPSTASLNRRAFVVPGSPSKPGQPSLSLPTVPSLKPDSTVLSGSRPRRTSKKPVRFEDHGDDASENMDTDFLEEPVASTSSYTVTGRRSRQSLQNLSEKEKYHRIRHLNNEASKRCRQKRKLKMKDIEAEESELLERNEELKRQLALVEKQRDRMKKLINLMFMVAKK; from the exons ATGGCACATGTG GTTCCACAATGGTCCGTACTGAAAACTCCTTCAGCAATGCAGCCCTCGCAGCTAGGAGAGGAGCTAGTAGCGACCCCGGTCCGAAACGGACCTGGGGTTGCTCTTGGCTCCAGGACTCGTGCTGGAACTTGGATCGGCACCAAGAAG CTCAAACTCCAGGAAACACAAACTCTGATAGACACGGACGACATTCATGCTCTAATGGACATGCACTTCAACCACACTTCGGGTGACCTGAATACCCCAGACATCA AGTTAGAAGACTTTACATTTGACGGGACTCACGAAGAGCCCATCCACAATGATAGTATGGAAGTAAGCAGCACCTCTTGGAACCAAGATGGTGACTATTTCATGGGCGAGCAGCACGGCCCTCCGTCGGATGGGACTGTCTATTTCGACTCCAGTCCAGGCGAGCTGCAGGGCGACCTCGAGAAGCGCGTGTGTCTGACCAAATACACTATGGATAAAGACACAGACGGAGATGCCCTACAGCCCACCCCGGTTTCTACTTCCGGCCTCTTGGATACTCTAGCCTCAACCACAGAGAGCACAGACCCATGTTCAGCCGTAAGCCTACCCACGTCGGCCACTCATTTCCAGATCAACGAGACAGATTTCGGGCACAACCCAAGCACCCATGGCCAGCAGCATCACTCTTCTATCCCGGTTGCAAGCACTTCTGATACGGACTTCCAGATACCAGCAGATATCTTGGATCAGATCGATAATCTCCTGCCTGATTCTCTCATTTGGGGGGACAATGAAGTTGACACATCCACAGAGCTGGACATGATGATCGGCCAGCAAGCACCGGACCTCCTACTTGGTGCTATACAGAACAGTGGACTCAGCCATGAG cTTGACAATTTGGTTGAGAGTCAGATCGTCAAAGGAGAGTCCCAGTCAGAATGGTCGTTTGTCACCAAAGAAGACCCTGTTCCCAAGGACGCCTCCGCGCTGTTATCGTCTCCGTCCACCGCATCCCTCAACAGAAGGGCCTTCGTGGTTCCAGGGTCGCCGTCCAAGCCAGGGCAGCCCTCACTGTCATTACCAACCGTGCCATCACTGAAACCTGACTCCACAGTCCTCTCGGGAAGCAGACCCCGGCGGACCAGCAAGAAGCCCGTGCGATTTGAGGACCACGGCGACGACGCAAGTGAGAACATGGACACAGATTTTCTGGAAGAACCAGTTGCCTCCACTTCGAGTTATACAGTCACCGGAAGGAGGTCCAGACAGTCTCTGCAGAACCTCTCAGAGAAGGAGAAATACCATAGGATAAGACATCTTAACAATGAAGCTTCAAAGCGATGCAGGCAGAAGAGAAAACTGAAAATGAAAGATATAGAAGCAGAAGAAAGTGAGCTCCTTGAAAGAAATGAAGAGTTGAAGAGGCAGTTGGCACTCGtagaaaaacaaagagatagaaTGAAGAAATTGATTAATTTAATGTTCATGGTGGCCAAAAAGTGA
- the LOC119593698 gene encoding uncharacterized protein LOC119593698 isoform X2: MQPSQLGEELVATPVRNGPGVALGSRTRAGTWIGTKKLKLQETQTLIDTDDIHALMDMHFNHTSGDLNTPDIKLEDFTFDGTHEEPIHNDSMEVSSTSWNQDGDYFMGEQHGPPSDGTVYFDSSPGELQGDLEKRVCLTKYTMDKDTDGDALQPTPVSTSGLLDTLASTTESTDPCSAVSLPTSATHFQINETDFGHNPSTHGQQHHSSIPVASTSDTDFQIPADILDQIDNLLPDSLIWGDNEVDTSTELDMMIGQQAPDLLLGAIQNSGLSHELDNLVESQIVKGESQSEWSFVTKEDPVPKDASALLSSPSTASLNRRAFVVPGSPSKPGQPSLSLPTVPSLKPDSTVLSGSRPRRTSKKPVRFEDHGDDASENMDTDFLEEPVASTSSYTVTGRRSRQSLQNLSEKEKYHRIRHLNNEASKRCRQKRKLKMKDIEAEESELLERNEELKRQLALVEKQRDRMKKLINLMFMVAKK; the protein is encoded by the exons ATGCAGCCCTCGCAGCTAGGAGAGGAGCTAGTAGCGACCCCGGTCCGAAACGGACCTGGGGTTGCTCTTGGCTCCAGGACTCGTGCTGGAACTTGGATCGGCACCAAGAAG CTCAAACTCCAGGAAACACAAACTCTGATAGACACGGACGACATTCATGCTCTAATGGACATGCACTTCAACCACACTTCGGGTGACCTGAATACCCCAGACATCA AGTTAGAAGACTTTACATTTGACGGGACTCACGAAGAGCCCATCCACAATGATAGTATGGAAGTAAGCAGCACCTCTTGGAACCAAGATGGTGACTATTTCATGGGCGAGCAGCACGGCCCTCCGTCGGATGGGACTGTCTATTTCGACTCCAGTCCAGGCGAGCTGCAGGGCGACCTCGAGAAGCGCGTGTGTCTGACCAAATACACTATGGATAAAGACACAGACGGAGATGCCCTACAGCCCACCCCGGTTTCTACTTCCGGCCTCTTGGATACTCTAGCCTCAACCACAGAGAGCACAGACCCATGTTCAGCCGTAAGCCTACCCACGTCGGCCACTCATTTCCAGATCAACGAGACAGATTTCGGGCACAACCCAAGCACCCATGGCCAGCAGCATCACTCTTCTATCCCGGTTGCAAGCACTTCTGATACGGACTTCCAGATACCAGCAGATATCTTGGATCAGATCGATAATCTCCTGCCTGATTCTCTCATTTGGGGGGACAATGAAGTTGACACATCCACAGAGCTGGACATGATGATCGGCCAGCAAGCACCGGACCTCCTACTTGGTGCTATACAGAACAGTGGACTCAGCCATGAG cTTGACAATTTGGTTGAGAGTCAGATCGTCAAAGGAGAGTCCCAGTCAGAATGGTCGTTTGTCACCAAAGAAGACCCTGTTCCCAAGGACGCCTCCGCGCTGTTATCGTCTCCGTCCACCGCATCCCTCAACAGAAGGGCCTTCGTGGTTCCAGGGTCGCCGTCCAAGCCAGGGCAGCCCTCACTGTCATTACCAACCGTGCCATCACTGAAACCTGACTCCACAGTCCTCTCGGGAAGCAGACCCCGGCGGACCAGCAAGAAGCCCGTGCGATTTGAGGACCACGGCGACGACGCAAGTGAGAACATGGACACAGATTTTCTGGAAGAACCAGTTGCCTCCACTTCGAGTTATACAGTCACCGGAAGGAGGTCCAGACAGTCTCTGCAGAACCTCTCAGAGAAGGAGAAATACCATAGGATAAGACATCTTAACAATGAAGCTTCAAAGCGATGCAGGCAGAAGAGAAAACTGAAAATGAAAGATATAGAAGCAGAAGAAAGTGAGCTCCTTGAAAGAAATGAAGAGTTGAAGAGGCAGTTGGCACTCGtagaaaaacaaagagatagaaTGAAGAAATTGATTAATTTAATGTTCATGGTGGCCAAAAAGTGA